A window from Triticum aestivum cultivar Chinese Spring chromosome 6D, IWGSC CS RefSeq v2.1, whole genome shotgun sequence encodes these proteins:
- the LOC123142032 gene encoding LOW QUALITY PROTEIN: wall-associated receptor kinase-like 2 (The sequence of the model RefSeq protein was modified relative to this genomic sequence to represent the inferred CDS: deleted 1 base in 1 codon; substituted 1 base at 1 genomic stop codon): MSARLAPLATAMLCAVVAALLLLPAPPSLGAEEEAATSRSNCTTHCGNISIPYPFGVEPGCYHDSGFNLTRNQSYSPPQLFLGDGTVQVLDIDLPNGTVRINSKPLEIPYGDNGKVSRRTWRAGGLGYAADGPYFLAGAGRNNLVALGCNFQVVLLGENNNLVSSCSPFCPGTGYKDTDTCSGITCCQATILEGRASYGLLVQRVGFGYYRSWVNVLIMESDYLLNVTDYSYDQYTVPAMXAGRSTAPYVIPMGCHLPAAVITASVLTTPQILIKVLFMVMRINGITAVIQIIKIGVATRSTSSLHQELSDLNLESLHHVISTNVIIQTSIHVTAIAETHTEDMIASALLASWAMLLHQMDVKTLTNVNTRKHIHVMESASICLGHSIAGVKMLPEINDFVFSSMIPYFTGLGIGLVASGSSIILLLVLAAPFIARKMKLNRANNLKRRLFKQNHGLLLQQLISQKRDFGERMIIPLLDLEKATNNFDRTHEAGDGGHGFVYKGILDLQVVAIKKSKIVVQREIVGIKIDDFINEVAILSQINHRNVVKLIGCCLETEVPLLVYEFISNGTLDQHLHGEGPISLSWDDRIRIALDVSRALSYLHSAASMPIYHRDIKSSNILLDDNLTTKVSDFGASRYIPIDKTGVTTAVQGTIELLTRKKPCLYLSGGNDGVGLVSHFVSLLAEGNLDEIIDPQLIEEENGEVHEVATLAAMCIKLKGEERPTMREAEMKLEILRVNMRVAPDTAAPRRYDGGQDGSLWMPAEGVVVEASRQYTMEEEILSSGSYPR, from the exons ATGAGTGCTAGGCTGGCTCCCCTCGCTACTGCAATGCTCTGTGCTGTGGTAGCCGCGCTGCTGCTCCTGCCGGCGCCGCCGTCGTTGGGCGCCGAGGAGGAAGCAGCTACAAGCCGGAGTAACTGCACCACCCACTGCGGCAACATCAGCATCCCATACCCGTTCGGGGTGGAGCCCGGCTGCTACCACGACAGCGGCTTCAACCTCACCCGCAACCAGTCCTACAGCCCGCCCCAGCTCTTCCTCGGCGACGGCACCGTTCAGGTGCTCGACATCGATCTGCCCAACGGCACGGTACGTATCAACAGCAAGCCATTGGAAATCCCCTATGGCGACAATGGAAAAGTAAGCCGCCGCACATGGCGCGCCGGCGGCCTGGGATACGCTGCCGACGGGCCATACTTTCTAGCGGGAGCAGGGCGGAACAACTTAGTAGCACTCGGGTGCAACTTCCAAGTCGTCCTCTTGGGAGAGAACAACAACCTTGTCAGCTCTTGCTCTCCTTTCTGCCCGGGCACAGGTTACAAGGATACAGATACCTGCTCCGGCATCACCTGCTGCCAGGCAACCATACTGGAGGGTCGCGCTTCCTACGGACTCCTCGTTCAACGGGTTGGTTTCGGTTATTATAGATCCTGGGTCAATGTGTTAATTATGGAATCGGACTATTTGCTTAACGTGACGGACTATTCTTATGACCAGTACACAGTCCCTGCCATG TAGGCTGGGCGATCAACAGCTCCGTATGTCATACCAATGGGTTGTCACCTGCCTGCCGCAGTAATCACAGCTTCTGTCTTAACTACACCACAGATTTTGATCAAGGTCTTGTTTATGGTTATGAGGATCAACGGCATAACTGCAG TAATACAAATCATCAAAATTGGTGTAGCTACAAGATCTACAAGCTCACTCCACCAAGAGCTATCTGATCTGAACCTTGAGAGCCTCCACCATGTA ATATCAACAAATGTGATTATCCAAACATCTATCCATGTTACGGCAATTGCAGAAACACACACGGAGGATATGATTGCCAGTGCCCTCCTGGCTTCATGGGCGATGCTTTtacaccaaatggatgtgaag ACATTGACGAATGTAAACACAAGGAAACATATCCATGTTATGGAATCTGCATCAATTTGCCTGGGACATTCCATTGCCGGTGTCAAGATG CTGCCCGAAATTAATGACTTTGTATTTTCGTCTATGATACCATATTTTACAGGTTTGGGAATAGGTCTTGTGGCTAGTGGCAGCTCAATCATTTTACTTTTAGTGCTCGCTGCCCCGTTTATAGCACGCAAAATGAAGTTAAATAGGGCAAACAATCTGAAAAGAAGATTGTTCAAGCAAAATCATGGGTTGTTGTTGCAACAACTAATATCCCAGAAAAGAGATTTTGGTGAAAGGATGATCATTCCTTTGTTGGATCTAGAGAAGGCCACAAACAATTTTGATAGAACTCATGAAGCCGGTGATGGAGGCCACGGTTTTGTGTATAAAGGAATTTTAGACCTACAGGTTGTCGCCATCAAGAAATCCAAGATCGTTGTACAGAGAGAAATTGTAGGGATTA AAATCGATGACTTCATAAACGAGGTTGCAATTCTTTCTCAAATCAACCATAGAAATGTCGTGAAGCTAATCGGATGTTGTCTTGAGACAGAAGTCCCATTACTAGTTTATGAGTTCATTTCGAATGGTACTCTTGATCAGCATCTTCATGGTGAAGGCCCAATATCACTGTCATGGGATGATCGAATAAGGATCGCGCTTGATGTTTCTAGAGCTCTATCTTATCTTCATTCAGCTGCATCGATGCCTATTTATCACCGGGATATTAAATCATCCAACATTCTTCTTGATGATAATTTAACAACAAAGGTATCCGATTTTGGAGCTTCGAGGTACATTCCAATTGACAAAACAGGGGTGACTACAGCTGTGCAAGGAACAATAG AACTCCTAACTAGAAAAAAACCATGCCTCTACCTTAGTGGTGGCAACGATGGTGTTGGTCTCGTTTCACATTTTGTTTCACTACTCGCAGAAGGTAACCTTGATGAGATAATAGATCCTCAACTCATAGAAGAGGAAAATGGGGAAGTCCATGAGGTAGCTACGCTAGCAGCGATGTGCATTAAATTGAAGGGAGAAGAGCGGCCTACAATGAGGGAGGCAGAGATGAAACTTGAAATCCTGAGAGTTAACATGCGTGTGGCACCTGATACTGCTGCACCAAGGAGATATGATGGAGGTCAAGATGGATCTCTATGGATGCCAGCTGAAGGAGTTGTTGTGGAAGCAAGCAGGCAATACACTATGGAGGAAGAAATATTATCGTCTGGAAGTTATCCTCGATGA